The stretch of DNA CCTTGATGTTTGGTCCCCAAATTAGCATAATACCGTTTTCTATCGCAAGAGATGCACCAAGCGCCGATACGACTGCGCTAAGTCTGGGTGCTTTTCTTAGCGGTCTATAAGCCAATCTTTCTAAGATTATGCCAAATAAAGATATAAACATCGCCGTTACAATAAACATTAAGATAACAGCCCACAAATTAGATAAATGCATCCCAAAAGCCTGCATAAGAACAGTTAATCCCACATAGGCCGCAAGGGCCACAAGGTCACCATGTGCAAAGTTGATTAACTTCATTACACCGTATACCATGGTATAACCTATGGCCACAAGCGCGTAAATACTTCCTATAGCCAAACCATTAACAATTTGCTGTAAAAAAATTTCCATACTTAGTCTTCTTTGTAAACTACTTTATACTGGTTATTGTCATAAATTTCATAAGCCATAAACCTGCTACCAGCTCTTTCACCATCTTTTGTGAAAGTTATTGGACCAGTTATACCTGGAAAATCTTTTAAATTATGCAAAAAAGCAGCCAGTTTTTTCGTATCAGTCGTTTTATTTTTTTCAATTGCATACATTATTGCTCTTAAGCCATCTGCATTAAATAGGGTCCAAATGCTTGGTGGCATCATATGGTATTTTGCCTGATAATCTTTTAAAAATTCTTTTGCTAAAGGATATGGTAAGATATTTGGC from Desulfurella sp. encodes:
- a CDS encoding branched-chain amino acid ABC transporter substrate-binding protein, yielding STYSTDLADATEQAIKKLGGNVIYRGKIQAGSQNFTPILTKIKSMNPDVIYFSGYYTDGGLIRAQEVALGIKAAFVGGDSNDNPEFFKLAGKTANGVYMINVPRPNILPYPLAKEFLKDYQAKYHMMPPSIWTLFNADGLRAIMYAIEKNKTTDTKKLAAFLHNLKDFPGITGPITFTKDGERAGSRFMAYEIYDNNQYKVVYKED